The nucleotide window TGGGAACCCTCAAGTGATGCACTGTTCTGCATGTCTGAGATTGTGTGATTGTTTTACTCTCAGAAAATGTGAACTTACCTACAAGAAACTTCGAGAGTGTAGAGAGGCTGTTATGCTTCTTTCCAATCCCAGGAAGTGCCATGTTTTCATGTATGAACACTGTTCTATACTTATTTAATGCCTTTTGCCTCACTATGTAAAAACCAAAAGATACAGAACACTCCATTTTCAATCAGCACATGGAATCCCAGTGTTTTAAGTGCTAGCTCATATTTATATGTTGACAAATACTGTTCAGttgttaaaatgttttattaacagTTGTGTGCATTAGCAAGCAAAGCAGTAAGAATACTattttacatacacatatttaaacatatatatacatatatatacacgtaAGTATGTATTACCTAATGGAACATGACCTCTTGACCTTTTGAATACTTTTAGGTTTAGATTTCTGAGTTTGCAAAAAGCACAGCTTTCCAGAAACGTAACTGTCTCCCTGACCCTCACAGACTTAGCCTCAGTAGCacttactaaaatttgtatactcAAAAGACCACCACACTCATTTGAATGATTTCTATTATTGTGTTTTCACTTTCCATCCTTCCTGCAAGTGTTCAGCGCAGAACTGATCAACTGGTCATTGAAGTCCCATAGTTTCCTGAACCAGCAAAATGTATCCTTTAAGAAGAATGCCTTTtgggaggtggcacatgcctgtaatctcagcactcaggtgcagaggtaggaggatatcttgagtgcaaggccagcttggtctacaaagcaagagtctggacagccaaggctacacagggaaactctgtctcaaacaaacaaagaaacaaagagaagaagaatGCCTTTGCCCTTTTAGAGTACGGCAATCAAGTTTTGATTGGTACCAATGCattcattttctattgttttatgttctctcctttgtttctttccaaaCTCTGGTAGCATCCGTTATCTCACTCGAGGAATGACTTCTGCTCATGTGGACACCACAGAAGGTAGAGACCAGAGTCCTTTGTCTGTGAAGTCATGTATGGTCTCGTACATACTTCTGGGATTGTTGAGCCTGTAGGGGAAAGCAGACCTTTTGTTTGGGAGTTTTCAGTCTACTGGAGTTTCACCATCTCTGTGCAGGCTGGTACTGTCTGTGCTGCTTTCCCCATAGATTCTAGCTCCAATCTGATCAGTAAAGATTGATGTTTCAGTATCATACTAGCTTACATTTTCCTCCTGAAATGATGGCAGAAGTGCACATGCCTAAACAGGGTGTGCACTTGTATTTGGTCAAATGCTCACTTGAGGGAGTGGTtagcacatttttttcctttgaagaaacAGATGGACTTGTTTTATTGTATTAGTATAAGTGATTTGCCTGGGCGTATACTATGTGTGTGAGCCTgttgcctgtggagaccagaataGGAATCAAATCCCTTAGGACTGTAACTACAGGATGGTATGAGCTGCTTCGGTGCtagaaccaaacttgggtcctgtgCGGGAGTGCCAGGTGTTCCTAAACACTGAACCATCCATCCAGCCTCACGTTTTCTCTAATTAAACTTTAGCTGTTGTTCATAAATTCTGGAAGTATTCTCTTAGTACCATTTGTTACAAATCTCCTTAAAGATTattgctttctctctcctttttttttttttctgcatcaaacagccttctatttatttttttttcaaataatatatCTGAGTGTATTTTCTTcaactgaaatttttaaaaactcgAATTTATGTGTTTTAGTGACTTGGTGGCTTAACAAAATTCCTGCCACATCCTGTGTTTGAGACAGAGCTGTCCTCCTTATGCACTGCCACAACTGAGGAAGTTCCACCTTCTTGTGGAGGGTGATTAGGATCTTTAATGTTCCAACATACAATATCAAGTGAGACTCTCCAACAAGCAGTCAGGAAATAGGGCTGTGGATGGTGCTGGCAGATTATAGACAGTTGTTGGGGAAATGAAGTTCCtgtctgtttctccttgtacttaaTCGGGTCCAAGAACCATCCCATATTCGTACATTGCCTCTAAAGAATGGAAGTTAAGCACACATGGCCTCTGAAACCTCAGAACCCCCTCCTGACCCACTTGTGCACTCTTCTCTCCTCACAGGCACCTGACTCTGACCGGTGAGATGGGCCGTGGCCTTAGAAGGCTTGTTTCTTCTTGTGTTCTCCTGTACTGCATCCTGGACTCTAAGATGGGTGGGCTGATCACCCCTGCACTTATTTTGTGCCTTAAGCAAGTGTACAAAAACTCAACAGGACTCACAGTTACCCTCAATAATCAACTCTGTATCTTTAGCAATGATCATACCTGTGAATTATGACTTGTGCTAACTGGCAAAACATTTCCTTCAGTTACTTCTGGAGAGAATATGTTATTTCCTGGTGGTTTCCCATCAAATCCCAGAGGAGGGAATTAGCAGAGGTAGAGGCCAAGGAGAGAGCTGTGGAAAGACCATCTGTTAACAGGTGTCTTTCAACTGTTATCTACTATCTGGTTCTACGCAATAAAACAGTACTCCCAATAAAGGAGCTAGCACTCTAAAATGCAGAAGTCAAGGTGGACTATAGGGTAGTGGTGAACTACAAGGGATTTTGCCACAGCCCTCTTGCCTAACCTTTAGTGTCTCCGAGGAAGGCAATTAACCTCTTCAAAGTTCCTTTACAAACCCACAAATATCGGTCAATGAAAGCAGCAGCTTTATTGGGTTGCTGTGAAAACCTCTTATCAGAATAGATAAAAAGACCTTAGCAGTCAATAAATATAAGCTAATATAAATACACTGCATATATTATAAACTTTGAGAATGTTACCTGGCTTACCGTAAGTTTCAAATTATCACAATTTCTGTGAAGTCACACAAAGCTGTCCAAACTCTACAGTAAATGAAAATTAAGTATTCTCTCTATACATAAGAAGCTGTTGAGTTCAACAGCATTTAAATGTTTATCCAATAGTTAATGGCTTATTTTGTTAAACTAAGGGGAAACATATTTTCTAGTTTTAAATACCTCAAGGACTTTATGGCATTAATAATCTTATTGTTAAGGAGTGATTACACAAGATAAGCAGTTCTGCAAGATAAGAATAAAAGAGGATATGTACAAGTTCAGAAGTGAGGCATCAAGTCTCCCCTGAGGATGAGTGAGACCTGGATGAGCTGAGAAGTGATGACAGGTATTGTGAATGTTAATGGCaggaagaagaaacacagaagTGCAATGGAGTAATGTGCAGATGTCTCTGACCAGAAGACTATGATGTTAGGAGTGTTGATGGAAAGTGAGTTGTGATTCAGACTAGGCTGAGGAATATCTTCATGCTTGGGCTAGGAACCAATGAAGCCTAGTGAAATTTTAATTATGAAGTCAACACAAGGCTTCTGATTCCTGCCCTGGTTTACACACATTTGCTTGCTCTCTACAGGGAGACCAGAGTGACAGTCAGAAGCCATAGCATGGGCCTGCCACAGAGTTCCCTGGTATGAGCCAGGAAATGTGTGTGGTCCATTGGAAATTTCTATGATCAGTGGGACATTTTTTTAAGATCTTGGCCACGTAGagagtggtttttctttttttccatgatGCAACCATCTGTTGCTCCTTGAAATTTCTTCAGAGGTTCATTTTCATGATGAGTGATGGCATCTGGCTCTGTTGGTGGGACATGTTGACCaagccatgttgctggataaGTTGTGATTTCAATCAGAGCATGTCTTCTCAGCATCACAAACCACAGTGACTCTCAGTTAGTCCAGGAACTGGCAGTTCCTCAACTTTTGTCCAAGGCCAAATGACATTAAATGTTTGAGATTCTTTGGGATCAGACTAAACTAGGAGAGCTTTCTGTGAGACATGAAGCATGCTGTCTGTAACTAAGCCTGGGGTGCCTGTCTCAAGAAAGTTATCATCTTCTCCAAATTTGTGTTACATTCACTTACTTACTACGTGTGTAGGGAGAACTCACGTGCCTTGGAacacatgtggaggtctgaggactgCCAAGGGCAGTCTGTTtgctccttccaccttgtggatCCTGAAACTtgaaactcaggctgtcaggtaTGGTGCTAGCATCTCTCCCATCAACCCATCTTCTTGCTCCTCATCAGTTTCATTTCAGTTATCAACTGGCTTTCAttgtacacatttttttcttgacattttatcctttgaattttctttctctttttgtttctctagTTCTCACTACAGGAATTCATTTATGCATGTATCCTTATAATGATATACATTGGTGTCCTCCTACTTATTAGAAAAATCCACAAAAACGTAAATTCTACCAATTGGAAGGGGATCTCAACTTCTAAAAATAAACTCAGAGATAGCATATATAAGGAATAATTTAAGGTAAGAGAAAACCTGATATGGTTGTTTATTGTTCCTTAACTCATATCGcctcaaaagaaaaagtacaagatCTAGTACATCACTTGATGTTTCCCAAGTATGAAGAGGCAGCTAGGATGAGGCAGCACTCATGACGTGTTCAGTCACTATGGCTTCTTCAACACAACCCGCTCCAGCCTCACTCTGACCAACTctgtccctcatttcctctcacgCTCATTTCCCTAGAGGCATGATGAGGACATCTTACTCTCTTCATAATGGCCCTAAAGGAGGGGATCCACAAAGCCTTCCTTCATGAGGGTGATCATACCCTCAACCACATATAAAACTGACTGTCCAATCCACTGGCATTCAGTCTAGTCCAGGTTGTACACTATCTGAGGACAGAGGGCTCCAACTTCAAAACACAAAACCCCTTGTCTCATGAGCTTGTTAAATTAGGAAATACCTGCCTCTTTTCTTTCCCGACCACTGAAAGGTAAATATTGAAGCAGATGGGAAACAGGAGAAGAGAGCAAGGCCCCTTCATCATATCAGTGGGAAAGGAGTCCTGTCTCTGAACACACAGACCAACATCATGATGGAAGCTCTGAGGACAGAGGAACATCAAAGGGATCCTGAAGACAACAGTCTGTCCCACTTCCCATCAATGAGAGACTTCTCTAACTGTGGGGATTGTCCCCACACCTTCTCATGACAGTCCTATAAATGCAGGCTGCCTCCTCATCTCTACACACTGAGCTCCTGCTCACCAATCCTCCAGGTGACCCTCAGCCATGAAGACACTTGTCCTCCTCTCTGCTGTTGTCCTGCTGGCCTTCCTGGCCCAGGCTGATCCTCTGCCAGCACCAAATGAGGAGACTAAAACTGAGGAGCAGCCAGGGGTAGAGGACCAGGATGTGACCATCTCCTTTGGAGGCCCAGCAGGGCTTTCTCTTCAGGATGCAGGTGAGTGGTGGTGCCCAGTATGATGCAGGCTTGGAGTCTCCTGAGAGAGGGTTGAAGGTGTGCCCTGGAATCCCAGCAAGAGTAGTCTGGTTCAGGTCATTGTTTCTTCTCATCTCTAGGAACTTAACTGTCATATTCATAGAAGTAACAGTGAGAATCAAAAAGTttatctgattttctttttaagatttttggtCTAAAAATTTATCTGTGGAATAGATTTAAAATATAGAACACGTTGATTAGTACTTTTTTATATCTGATGATTttgttgtagaaaaaaaaatcttctttgcTTAAAAGAATAGATTTAGAAACCATTTACCAATGCATGAATGTGTTGGGTtaggaaaacacacaaaaatgtgaAGGACTGTGAAATGGGTGTTAAGTCCTGCATGGGATCAACTCTTGTTAAATGTCTTATTTTCAAGTGTTTGAAGTGATCATAGGGCTGGCTGTGATGTCACCAAAACAACAGACCTACTCTGTGCCCTGCACAGTGGGCACACTATCGCACAGGGCTGGCCTCCTTACTTAATgcctgatgctctccttgtgtccACAGGCTCAAGAAAGGTCTCAACATGCTACTGCAGAAGATCCTGCAGAAATTCAGAACGTCCCACTGGAGTCTGCTTCGGATTTATAACACGCCGCATTTTCTGCTGCAGCTGAGCATGGAGACCAGAGACAAGATGACCATGTATTCTGAAACTTCATGACCTACATTCCCCTTGTACTTAGCCTCAATTGTTTTTCCTTCTCCAATAAATttcttgcagaaaaaaaaatatgttttcatatcTCTTTGATGTTTTCTATGTGGCTAAGTCAGGTCAGGACTCCTCCCATTCACATAGCAGAATCTTCAGTGAATTACAAAACAAGTCTTGGTTACATTTTAACAGTCGAATCAAGGACAAACAGAAGGTCAGCTACAAAGTTACAAGACACCAGAGCGATTAGCTCTAGCTGCTTCTCTTGTCTGTGAACTCTATTGTTCTTTAGATTAGACTGCAATCAAAAATATGTCTCACATTTTTAGGATCCATTTTTAGCTAAAGGACATTAAGGTTGTTGCCATTTTCTACCTATTGTGGAcacagcagcaatgaacatgattGAGAAAGTGTCTGTGGAGTAGGATACTGAGTCCTTTGGGCATTTGCCAAGGTACAGCTGTGCCATGGAGACATATTTACAATCCCCTGAGAATTCTCCACACTGGTTTCCATGGTTTCTTCATCAGATTGTaatcccaccaacagtgaaggagggttctgctttcccCATACCCTCGCCTACATTTGTTATCAGTTGTTTTCTTGATCTTAACTATTTTGACTTGGGTTAAATGAGACATTTGACCCACATTTAAGTAGCATTTCTTAACTTAAGaatgttgaagatcctttcccagtccataggCTGTTGGTtttttctgaagacagtgtcctttgcattacagaagcttttcagttgcatgaggtcccatttattgattgatgaacTTAGAGcatgtactgttggtgttctgttcaggaagttgtctccagtgccaatgagttcaggactcttccccactttttcttctaagtgatttagtgtgtctggttttatattaaggtcggtgatccacttggactctagttttgtgagaaatatggatctattggcatttttctacatgtagatatccagttagaccagcatcttttttccactgtatggttttggcttctttgtccaaagTCAcatatccgtaggtgtgtgggtttatttctgggtcttctctttgattccattgatccaccattctgtttctatgccactaccatggggtttttattactattgctctatagcacaacttgagatcagggatggagatacctcctgacaATCTgctgttgtacaagattgttttggcaattctgggttttggtttttccatatcaagttgagaattattctttcaagttccataaagaattgtgttggtattttgatgggaatagcatTTCACCTGTAGATtaattttggcaggatggccattttcactatgttcatcctacccatccatgagcacgggagatctttccagcttctgataccttctccaatttctttcttcagagacttgaagttttcttcaaacaagtctttcacttacttggttggagtcactccaaggtactttatgttatcagtggctattgtgaagggtgttgtttccctaatttctttctcagcccttttgtcttttgtatacagaagggcttctgatttttttttgggggggagataATTTTTATCCagatactttgctgaaggtgtttatcagctgaaggagttctctagttgagTATTtagggtcactcacgtatactatcatatcatctgtaaatagtgatactttgaattctttctttccaatttggatccccttgatttcctttagttgttttattgctctagctagggcttcaagtactatgttgaaaagatatggattgagtgagcagccttgtgttgtccctgatttcagagggattgatttaagtttctctgtttagtttgatggtggctatatgcttgctgtacattgtctttcctatgtttaggtatttgccttgtatTCCCGATCACGCCAAGacttaaacataaatgggtgtgtttttgtcaaatgcttttttggcatctaaggaaatgatcacgtgggtggtttttctcttttagtttgtttatatggtggattacattgatggatttccatatattgaaccacccctatatggctgggatgaagcctacttggtcatggtggatgatatcttttatgtgttcttggattcagtttgcaaatattttattgagtatttttgtatcaatattcataagagagatagttctgaagttcttttttttgtttgtttgggtctttgtgtggcttaggtatcaaggtgactgtggcttcatagaatgagtttggtaatcttcctttcttcaccaaccctatatctgatagagggctaatatccagaatatataaagaattaaagaaattaaaaaagcaacaTGGGGACTTTGATGGGGGAGCCAattaaaggggggaggggaagcacaCAAGCTTTTGGAACCCGGCAGGGCTGCTGTAGGATGGGGGAGGGTGGGGAAAGCAGGGGGCAAGGAAAAGAGTGGATGTACagggagaggcagaaaggcagggAGACTCTCTAAGGAGAATTTAGGATGTCATTTACAGACAAATGTTTCACAAAGGTCTAGGAGCGGTCAGGCTCGCAGAGGGAGCAGGCGGGTATTTGTCCTTTCTAGCCCACTGGAGCAGGTGCTGCAGCGgggtctctgcctcctccagcctTGGTTCTCATCCAAGTCACCGGCATCGATGTTATCGTATGTTGACATATTCCACACACCACATCTGGTATAAAAGTTTGATTGTATGGAGGtgggaagaaacaaagatagaTGGAGGTGGGGGCTCCCTgacacaggaaagaggagagaaaccGAGGTGGAGAGAGAGCACACAGTGACTGGTCATTCTTCTATATCTGGTGTGCCGCTGAGAAGCACTTAGCACACACTTGGCGATGGCAAATGATGATGTCAGGTTGCTTGGCAACCTAGGAGCAGGCTAGTGCATTGGCTTGTGAACTAACACTCTGGACAAAAATCATCATGTGAAGATTCATCCTAATCCAAAATAGCTTGGAGGCCTAATGTTGCCTCCTTAGCTGGTTTATACAACAAGATCACCTTAATTAAGAAGGTGGTGATGTCACATGGCATGCACTCTCCTTAATCTTGGTAAAGATGGCCGACAGCCACATAGTTTCATTCTAGTTTCATCAGTGAAGATGGATGCCAACCATAAGGTTGTTACTCCAAGGTGAGTCCATTAGATCCAAATCTCTTTACAGTTACCTATGTATAGATTTTAACTATCAACCGTTTTGTTAaaatttttgagttatttttgttacAGATTTTTAACCATACCCAATAAACTTATACATTTTGAAGTAGAGAAAGTTTACAtaacttcccgatggtgagtgctctctgtcacaaacaactccacatttggctaaggctgaggatctggcttgcttccatgtatgtggacctatctgcattgcccacgtggcatgctggggttggctacccagaggttatttaagcagtgggctggcttcccccagggtcagatgattgttcaaggttcctgaataaactgcattgaaaaataaaaaaataaaaataaaataaactgaaataaaataaaaaaagaaactttacaTAATAATCTTACAAATCTTGAGATAGAATTTATACTTTAGCCAAAGTTTTAGAGCActaaataaaaaaaccaaaaagagtaTAAGCCGAGTAGCAATAATCCTTATTGGTAATAGTCGACATTTTAAAAGATAACTGATTGATTTTAGCTGTTTTTAAGTTTTGAGGGCATAGTGTCTTTTCCGAGTCTTTTTTCTGAGGAGCTTTTGGGGCACCTGTGATTATCCAGCTCACCTGAATTTGATAATTTGATGTTGAACCCACCTGTGACTCTTTCACGTGTGATTTCTTTGCTAACTCGTGCACGGATTTTCTTGTAACTGTTtcgtctaaaaaaaaaaatgtttgggtgTGTCTTGTTTGTTcatgtgcacaagtgtgtgtgtgtgtgtgtgtgtgtgtgtgtacatgtccgTGTTTGTTGATGTGGGCACACAAATGCAACAGTGCAcagtggagatcagagaacaagcTTGTGTATCAGTCTTGGCCTTCTACCCTGTCTGAAACAGAATTTCTTGGTGTTGAGAGACCATAAATTTTAAAGCCCCAGCCACCTGGAAAAAGAAACTAGCTTAATGCaatctttccccacccactagttatacagttgctaggaaaccagcccatatgaCCTGGCCAggactgtttgtagtcttggcgccaaaagtggaccaatcatttcaaaagtcaatttcccttatcCAATCATGTAATACccaagcatgtaagtccctgcttgtggttttgccctATAAAACTTTGTTCCCCTGGACCTCAGacacattcctctcctgtttccacagggagTTTGCGTTCCGTGTGTTCTAAcgcatatacaattaaaaaaaaaaaaaaaaaaaaaaaaaaaaaacctcatgtatttacagcggagtctgttcctggtcttttggcGGTCGCACAGCAGAGATTCTGGGAAGTGTCCTGTCTCCAACACCCATCTTGCTGGTAGAGTGCTGAGACTACGACTATGCATTACTACGTCAGCTTCACCTGAGTCCTGGGGTTCCAACCTCAGGTTCTCAAGTTTACAAGGCACATACTCTGCCCCAGCCATGCCCTTGATTTCTGATGGTCTCATTATAGAGTGTCTAGGAGAAGTCTTCTCTGAACTGAGTGTGAATACACACATCAGGGCTTCCTAGAGCTCAATTCTAGTTGCTTGGTGAAAGTTTTGCAACCAGGCTGTGAGGTCCTACCACCTGCCACTTCTTCAGAAAAAAACTGGGGGACAGAGATTGTCCAACAGTTTGATTCAAGTCTGGGTATAAAGTAGAATAGaaactgtcaattttttattaaaaaaaaaaaaacatttcacagtttttaaaaagggGAAAACCTCCTGGTTTTTTGTGGGTTGGGGGATATCTTTGTCCTCCACATTCCTTGAGGGATTTGTGAAATAAAACTCTGTTTTTCTTGGACCATCAGCTTCCTCTGTTATCACAGTAaactttcaaatttaaaaaaaaatagttaacagGAAAAAGAATGAGAGAGTGCCATTAAATCTCTCTCCCTAGAACTTAAAGTGCTTTATAAATAACAAAGGCTGTTAAATACCGGGCAA belongs to Meriones unguiculatus strain TT.TT164.6M chromosome 4, Bangor_MerUng_6.1, whole genome shotgun sequence and includes:
- the LOC110566878 gene encoding defensin alpha-like protein 1; the encoded protein is MKTLVLLSAVVLLAFLAQADPLPAPNEETKTEEQPGVEDQDVTISFGGPAGLSLQDAGSRKVSTCYCRRSCRNSERPTGVCFGFITRRIFCCS